One genomic window of Ilyobacter polytropus DSM 2926 includes the following:
- a CDS encoding LA_2272 family surface repeat-containing protein: MKKITFFLMFSLVFFNALGEEKPFELSLFSPDIQLNSPYDDISGIRLGGIYSENRNVSGLDVNLVASRTRGDFKGFSVLSFYDKTDGDFTGVRIPWWFFVSYNHVGGNFKGVQFGGLNIVERDFLGAQFGLLNINNGNSIGAQAGWVNLDHNFKGVRLGGLNMADSFVGGELGIANFNKYTRGVQLGLFNYTENLQGVQVGLLNMAANSELFEILPIVNFNLNF; encoded by the coding sequence TTGAAAAAAATAACTTTTTTTCTTATGTTTTCACTTGTTTTTTTTAATGCGTTAGGAGAGGAAAAACCCTTTGAACTTTCTCTTTTCTCACCAGATATACAGCTTAATTCACCCTATGATGATATAAGCGGAATAAGATTAGGAGGTATCTATTCTGAAAACAGAAATGTCAGCGGACTAGATGTGAACCTTGTTGCCAGCAGAACCCGAGGAGATTTTAAGGGATTCTCTGTACTTTCATTTTATGACAAGACTGATGGTGATTTCACAGGTGTAAGAATTCCGTGGTGGTTTTTCGTATCTTACAACCATGTAGGAGGAAACTTTAAAGGAGTTCAGTTTGGTGGATTAAACATTGTGGAGAGGGATTTTTTAGGAGCACAGTTTGGACTTTTAAATATAAACAACGGGAACAGTATAGGGGCACAGGCAGGATGGGTCAATCTTGATCACAACTTCAAAGGTGTTAGATTAGGTGGTTTAAACATGGCAGATTCCTTTGTAGGAGGAGAGCTTGGTATAGCCAATTTCAACAAATACACAAGAGGAGTCCAGCTAGGCTTGTTCAACTATACCGAGAACCTTCAGGGAGTTCAGGTAGGTCTACTAAACATGGCTGCAAATTCCGAACTCTTTGAAATTCTGCCAATAGTAAACTTCAACCTAAACTTCTAA
- a CDS encoding amino acid ABC transporter permease, with translation MAYLSVLKGIFIEGNRYMYIVNGLSFSVGVTLLAALIGLTVGVLLAVMRLSHFYPFKNTEKYKKTNPLNLIALWYIDIIRGTPAVVQLMVLANVVFVGNLRNTPIFVVAALAFGLNSSAYVAEIIRAGIEGLDKGQTEASRALGMNYFLTMKEIIIPQAIKNILPALVSEFITLLKETSIVGFIGGVDLLRSANIITSQTYRGIEPLLAVGLIYLIMTSIFTKFMRKVEKGLKVSD, from the coding sequence ATGGCGTATTTATCGGTATTAAAAGGAATTTTTATAGAGGGCAACAGGTATATGTACATAGTTAATGGACTATCCTTTTCTGTGGGAGTGACACTTTTGGCGGCTCTGATAGGATTAACTGTAGGAGTACTTTTAGCTGTAATGAGATTATCTCACTTTTATCCATTTAAGAACACGGAGAAATATAAAAAAACCAATCCTCTAAACCTTATAGCATTATGGTATATAGATATTATACGTGGAACTCCAGCTGTGGTACAGCTTATGGTACTTGCCAATGTAGTATTTGTAGGAAATTTACGTAATACTCCTATATTTGTAGTTGCGGCATTGGCCTTTGGACTAAACAGTTCTGCTTATGTGGCTGAGATCATAAGAGCGGGTATAGAGGGACTAGATAAGGGACAGACAGAGGCTTCTAGAGCGTTGGGAATGAATTATTTTCTCACTATGAAAGAGATAATAATACCACAGGCGATAAAAAATATTCTTCCGGCTTTAGTGAGTGAGTTTATAACCCTTCTTAAGGAAACTTCCATAGTAGGATTTATCGGAGGAGTGGATCTCTTGAGGTCTGCTAATATAATAACAAGTCAGACCTATAGGGGAATAGAGCCTCTATTGGCAGTGGGACTCATCTATCTTATTATGACAAGTATCTTTACCAAATTTATGAGAAAAGTAGAAAAGGGGTTGAAAGTAAGTGATTAA
- a CDS encoding amino acid ABC transporter ATP-binding protein has translation MIKVVDLHKHFGDLEVLKGINKEIKKGDVVAVIGPSGSGKSTFLRCLNRLEEPTKGHVYIAGEDVMDKKVDLNRLREKVGMVFQHFNLFPHKTVLENLMLAPTKVKGMTSEEAKKKAMILLEKVGLKDKAEAYPNQLSGGQKQRIAIARALAMEPHLMLFDEPTSALDPEMVKEVLDVMRSLVDEGMTMVIVTHEMGFAKNVASRVFFMDQGTVLEDGEPTQIFNNPKHDRTREFLEKVLNH, from the coding sequence GTGATTAAAGTAGTTGACTTGCACAAGCACTTTGGTGATCTAGAGGTGCTTAAGGGTATAAATAAAGAGATAAAAAAGGGAGACGTAGTGGCTGTAATAGGTCCTTCTGGAAGTGGAAAATCCACCTTTCTAAGATGCCTTAACAGACTTGAAGAGCCTACAAAGGGGCATGTGTATATAGCAGGGGAAGATGTCATGGATAAAAAAGTGGACTTGAATCGTCTTCGTGAAAAAGTTGGGATGGTTTTTCAGCACTTTAATCTTTTTCCTCATAAGACAGTACTTGAAAACCTAATGCTTGCACCTACAAAGGTAAAGGGAATGACATCAGAAGAAGCTAAGAAAAAAGCAATGATCCTTCTTGAGAAGGTAGGATTGAAAGATAAGGCTGAAGCCTATCCAAACCAGCTTTCTGGTGGTCAAAAACAGAGGATAGCAATAGCTAGGGCTCTTGCTATGGAACCACACCTCATGCTTTTTGATGAGCCAACATCGGCATTGGATCCTGAGATGGTAAAGGAAGTACTAGATGTAATGAGAAGTCTTGTAGATGAGGGAATGACCATGGTAATAGTGACTCACGAGATGGGATTTGCCAAAAATGTGGCCAGCAGGGTATTCTTTATGGATCAAGGAACTGTTCTTGAAGACGGAGAACCGACTCAGATTTTCAATAATCCAAAACATGACAGAACAAGGGAATTTTTAGAAAAAGTATTGAATCATTAA